From Syntrophorhabdaceae bacterium:
GGGAACGCCGAAACCGGCCGCGAGCTTGACCCAGTCGATGACGGGACCGTCGAGTCCAACCAGGGACCTGATATTGGGTCCCGGAGAGCTAATGCCCCCGCGGGCAAGCTCCATCTCGAGGATGTGGTAGCTCCTGTTCGAACAGAGAAGGGTCTTCACGTTGAGCCTTTCACGCGCTTGCGTCCAGAGCGATTGAACGGTATAGAGGGCGCTCCCGTCTGCCTGGAAATTGATGACAGGCCGGTCGGGGCAGGCGAGGGCCGCGCCAATCGCGCACGGCATGCCGTAGCCTATGGAGCCGCCGGTAATAGTCAGTAATGTATGCGGAGCCGCAGATGCCGACAGATTATAATAAGGGAATGATGTGGTGATCCCTTCATCTACAATAATGGCGCCTTCCGGCTGTAATGCCGCCAGCACAAGGCTGACCTTCTCACCTGTCAATTCTCCGGCAGGAATATCAGGAGGCTTCGATGGAACAAAGATATCATCGTTCGTGGTCAGCTTTTTTGATGTGCCAGGAGAATCGGCAAGGTATTCAAGCACATCGATGATATCCTGACCACCCGTACCGATCTCGATCTTTTCCTGATCCCGGGAGATAATAAAACTGTCAACGCCCTCGTAACCGAAAAACGTTACCGGGTCATGCGCTCCCGCGAGCACCACTGCCTGATATCCGGAAAGCATGGCGGTTGCCTCTTCCGGGAAATAGGGAAGATGCGCGACGCGGGGCAACCCTGCCCCACGCTCGACATATCCCGGAAAGGTCTCTGTAAAAAGGTCACAGCCTGTGGCAGCCTTGATCCTCGCTGCCGCCAGGAGCCCGCTTCTGCGCAGTGCCCTTTTGCCGAGCATGATGGCGGTCTTTTTGCCGGATCGCAACACCTGCTCCACCCTTTCTATCTCACGGCTATCGACAGGGGCAAAGGAAAATTGAGTTTTGACAATCGTTGTTCCGGGACATTCCGACAACTGATGATTATGGGGAACGATCAGGCTCGATATCTGCCCCGCAAGAGCAGCGGCTATGGCATCTGCCGTGTCACCTGAGATATCTCCGGCAGACGCGTTTGTCCTCTGCCATCCTGAAACGGCGCCGGTGAGCGCCTCAATGTCCATCGCCAACGGCGGATCTGCGGCACGGTGCCACGTCGCGTGTTCGCCGATGACGTTCAGTAAAGGCGTGCCTGCCCGTTTTGCATTATGGAGATT
This genomic window contains:
- a CDS encoding acetolactate synthase large subunit, coding for MNGAEILLRTAVEGGVGICFANAGTTELPIVIALDSIPGIKAVLGVFEGVCTGAADGYGRMTGKPAMTLLHLGPGFANGIANLHNAKRAGTPLLNVIGEHATWHRAADPPLAMDIEALTGAVSGWQRTNASAGDISGDTADAIAAALAGQISSLIVPHNHQLSECPGTTIVKTQFSFAPVDSREIERVEQVLRSGKKTAIMLGKRALRRSGLLAAARIKAATGCDLFTETFPGYVERGAGLPRVAHLPYFPEEATAMLSGYQAVVLAGAHDPVTFFGYEGVDSFIISRDQEKIEIGTGGQDIIDVLEYLADSPGTSKKLTTNDDIFVPSKPPDIPAGELTGEKVSLVLAALQPEGAIIVDEGITTSFPYYNLSASAAPHTLLTITGGSIGYGMPCAIGAALACPDRPVINFQADGSALYTVQSLWTQARERLNVKTLLCSNRSYHILEMELARGGISSPGPNIRSLVGLDGPVIDWVKLAAGFGVPAASVRTAEDLARKLAAALAEPGPFLIEMIL